The sequence ACCTTCACGTCAAGGTCGAGTCCCGGCCTCCCGATTATTGGGAACAGACTATTCCATTCTGATATTCTGGTGTCCGGCGGAATCCGGTGAGAGGACACACATGCCCGAGGTGCTCAGCAGGCGCGCGCTCAACCGAGCCACCCTGGACCGGCAGCTGCTGCTGACCCGGGCGGAGCTGTCGGCTTTCGACGCGATCCGGCACCTGTACGGCATGCAGGCCCAGGCGCCGAACCCGCCCTACATCGGGCTGTGGAGCCGCCTGGCCAGGTTCGGCCACGAGGACCTGGCCGGTCTGCTGCACGGGCGCAGGGTGGTGCGACTGGTCCTGATGCGTTCCACCATCCACCTGGTCACCGCGGACGACTGCCTGGCCCTGCGCCCGCTGCTCCAGCCGATGCTGGCGCGGGCCCTGCGGGGGAGCGCGCGCGGCAAGGGGCTGGCCGGGCTCGACCTGGACGAGCTGGCCGCCGCGGGCCGGGCCCTGGTGGACGAGACCCCGCTCACCTTCCGCGAGCTCGGGGAGCGGCTGCGGGAGCGGTGGCCGGAGCGCCCCGCGGCCGACCTGGTCAACGGCGTGCGCAACACGGTGGCGCTGGTGCAGGTCCCGCCCAGGGGCATCTGGGGGGTAGGCGGGTTGCCCGCCCACACCAGCGCCGAGGCCTGGCTGGGCCGACCCCTGGACGGGCGGGCCTCCCTGGAGGAGATGGTCCGCCGCTATCTGGCCGCCTACGGTCCCGCCACGGTGATGGACATCCAGCAGTGGTCGGGCCTGACCCGGCTCGGCGAGGTCGTCGGGGGCATGAGGCTGCCGCGCTTCGTGACCGAGGAGGGCGCGGAGCTGGTGGATCTGCCGGAGGCCTCCCGGCCCGGCCCGGACACCCCCGCCCCGGTCCGCTACCTGTCGGAGTTCGACAACATGCTGCTGTCGTTCGGCGAGCGGACCCGGACCCGGATCATGGCGGACGAGTATCGCGCGAGGGTCTTCACGGTCAACGGCATCATCAAGGCGACGGTGCTGGTGGACGGGTTCGTGCGGGGCCTGTGGAAGGTGGTCCGGAAGCGGGACGAGGCGGTGCTCGAAGTGGAGCTGTTCCAGCCGGTGTCGGCGCTGGAGCGGGCGGAGCTGGAGCGGGAGGGAATGCGCATGCTGGACTTCGCCGCCGCGCCCGCGAAGATCCGGGACATCCGTTTCAGCTGACCGCCCCGCGGAGAGCCCGGACGGGCGCTGCGACCCGGCGCGAGCCGGCGCGGAGCTGTCCGCGGGTGTCACCGATAGGAGTCGATGAGCCGGGCGAGGTGCCGCCCGGCGATCTCCAGTGGTGCCTCACTCTGTGAGACCTGCGCGGACATCTCCGCGCCCTCCAGTGTGTTGATCACCGTGTGGGCGAGATCGTGCGCGACGTCCTCGTCGAAGCCGGATCGGCGGAGTTTGTCGCGGACCAGGCCGCGCCAGTTCTCGAAGGCTTCCTCGGCGGCCCGCTGGATGTCGGGGAGGCGCCCCGCGCTCTCCAGTGCCGTGGTGGTGACGGGGCAGCCGTCGAGCCAGCCGGAGTCGCGCAGACCCGTGGACAGGTCGCGGGCGCAGACGATGATCGCCGCAGCCGGATCGTCGATGCGGCCGAGCACCGTGCGCAGGAGCTCGGTGAACTCCCGGTCCCCGTGGCGGACGGCTTCGACCGCCAGCTCCCGCTTCCCGCCGGGGAAGAAGTGGTAGACCGAGCCGAGCGTGGCCTCGGCCTCCCGGGAGATCTCCTTGAGGCCGGTCGCCTCGTATCCCTGCCGCTGCATCAGCCGGGAGGTCGCCCGGATGATCCGCTCCCGGGTGCCGAGCTCGTGCTTGGTCGCCATCTCCTCAGCTTAGTGAATAGAGCGCTCGTTCTATCGCATGCTAGTGTCCTCGTTCTAAGTAGAGCGTTCGTTTTAGTGCGTGGAGGAGAGATCGATGAACACGAAGTCCGTGACTGTGATCGGCCTGGGTCCCATGGGGCAGGCGATGGCCGACGCCTACCTGGACGGCGGCTACGAGGTGACCGTGTGGAACCGTACGGCCGCCCGGGCCGACCGGCTGGTGGCCCGCGGCGCCCGGCGCGCGCCGACCGTCGAGGCCGCGCTGACCGCCAACGACCTGGTGGTGCTGAGCCTGACCGACTATGACGCGATGTACGCCATCCTGGAGCAGGCCCCCTCCGCCGCCCTGGCCGGCCGTACCGTGGCCAACCTCACCTCCGACACCCCCGAGAAGGCGCGTCAGGCGGCGGCGTGGTTGGCCGAGCGCGGCGCCGTACAGATCACCGGTGGGGTCCAGGTGCCGCCCCCGGGGATCGGCAAGCCGGGGGCCACGACCTACTACAGCGGTCCCGAGGACGCGATCGAGGCCCACCGGCCCGCCCTGGAGGTGCTGACGGAGATCGACCACCTCGGCGAAGACCCGGGGCTGGCGGCGCTGTTCTACCAGATCGGGATGGACATGTTCTGGACGGGCATCCTGAGCTACGTGCACGCCCAGGCGGTGGCCGAAGCCAACGGCATCTCGGCGGAGCGGTTCCTCCCCAACGCCGTGAAGACCATGGACTTCCGCTACTTCCTGGAGTTCTACGCCCCGCGCATCGCCGCGGGCAACCACGAGGGGGACGTGGACCGGCTGGCCATGGGCGTGGCCAGCATGGAACACGTTCTGCACACTGTGGAGGCGTCCGGCGTGGACGGCTCCCTGCCGGCGGCCGTCCTGGACGTCTTCCGCCGCGGCGTCGCCGCAGGGCACGGCCAGGACAGCCTCACCAGCCTGATCAAGGTGCTGAAGCGGTGACCGGGACAGCCGGTCGGCGATCCCGTCCGGCTCCGCCGTGCACCGTCCTCAGGGGGCCTCGCGCGGGCGGCTGAGCGCTCCCGCGAGCGCGGCGGCGAGCGCGACCCGGGCGGCGTCGTCGGCGGTGGTCTCGTCGACGGGTTCGGCGGTGATCAGCAGCCGGAAGTAGATCGGCGCGGCGAGGGTCTTGAGGAGCTCGTCGGGGTCGGTGCCGGCGGGCAGCTCGCCGCGCTCGACGGCGCGGGCGATGACCGGCCGCGCCCTCTGGAGGCGGTCGTCGAAGAGACGGCGCCGGAGCTCGGCGATCTCCGGCACGCGGACGGCGTCGGAGAGCATCGTGGCGACGACGGCCTGGCCGGTCGCGCCGGTCATCGTCCTGACCAGCGAGCGCGCGAGCTCGCGCAGGTCCGTCTCGACGGCACGGGTGTCGGGGACGGGGATGTCGGCCGCCATGTGCTCGCTCAGCGCGTCGACGACCAGGCTCTCGCGGTCCTTCCAGCGCCGGTAGACCGTGGTCTTGTGGACCCCCGCCCGATGGGCGACGTTGTCGACGGTCAGCGCCGCGTAGCCGCCCCCGGTCAGCTCGGCGAGCGTCGCGGCGAGGACGGCTGCGCGGACCTTCGGGCCACGGCCGACGGGGTGCGCGTGATCCGAGGGGGAGGGACCGGACTCCAACGCAACTCCTAGTTGCCTTGTCGGGATACGTGTGCCGTCGTCATCCTATCGCAACTCGGAGTTGCGGATTTTTCCGGCCCGTCGGACCTGGCCCTCGCCAGTTCAGGGCCATTTTGTGTAATTGGCCGTTCTATCGTCGGGGGCGAGCGCGGGAGGATTCGCCCATGGTCTCTGTCAACGCTGTCATCGGGCTCGGGGCGATAGCCCTCGGGATGGTCCTCACTCCGGGACCCAACATGATCTATCTGATCTCCAGGTCGGTGACGCAGGGGCGTCGCGCCGGCCTGATCTCGCTGGCGGGCGTCGGTGCGGGGTTCCTGGTGTATCTGACCGCGACGGCGGCGGGCATCGCGGCCCTCTTCGCCGTGGTGCCCGCCGTCTACACCGCGATCAAGATCGCCGGGGCGGTGTACCTGCTCTGGCTCGCCTGGAAGACGGTGCGGCCGGGTGGGCAGTCGGCCTTCGCGCCGAGTGAGCTGCCGGTGGACCCGCCGCGGCGGCTTTTCTCCATGGGGCTGCTCACCAGCCTCCTCAACCCCAAGATCGCCATTCTGTACGTGTCGCTGCTTCCCCAGTTCATCGACCCGGCGCGTGGCGATGTCGCCGCGCAGGGCCTCGTCCTCGGGCTGACCCAGATCGTCATCGCCCTGTCGGTCAACGGCATGATCGTGCTGTCGGCGGGGGCGATCGCCGGGTTCCTGGGCCGGCGGCCGCTCTGGACGCGTGTGCAGCGCTATCTGATGGGTGCCGCGCTGGCGGTGTTCGCGCTACGCATCGCCACCGACCGCTCGCGCGCGATGATCACGACCTGAGCTCGGCCGCCGAAGTGTGGTGATCGGGGGCTGAGCGGCGGCGGCCGTCGGTAAGGTCACGTCCAGTGGCGTGGGATACGAGTATCCGAGGTCGGGGGTGGGGTCGGGGTCGTTCGCCGTCAACCGGCGCGGCGCCGTACCGGGGTGGAAGGTCAAAAGCACAGCGAGGGGTGAGTGGAGTGGCCCAGGGCCGCCCCATCCGCGCGGCGCCGCACGGAATGCTGCCCCGCTGTGCGGGCCGGTGTCTCGTGGTCCGGGGGAGGTGCTCAGGAGGGGCCTGCCGATGGGCGGGTGAGAAGGCCTGGTGAGCGAGTGGGAAGGCCTGGCGAGGGGCGGTGGTGGACCGGGCGAGGCAGGGCGGGCACCGATGAGCCCCGCAAGCGGCAGTCATCAGGGGTTTTCCTTGATCTGTTGGGATTGGCGGTGCGATAGGACGTCCAATCCCAACAGATCAAGGAAAAACCCCGCACCGCCCCCTCCCTCGGCCCGCGCAGCGGGGAGCACTCCGTACGGCGCCGCATGGATGGACACCCCTGGGGTGGAGTGGAGGGAACGGGGGCCGCTATCGCCGCCCGCCATCGGCGGAACCCGTACAGCACATCCGTGGACGCAACCCGTCGGCACACCGGGATCGGGGGCTGAGCGGCGCCGCCGATCGTCGACGCGAGGTGATCACGGGGTGCGGACGGCGGCGTCACCGCCGTGCATTCCAGGCACTACCCCGCGTTCTGGGCGCCGCCGTGCAACCGGCTGGCCTGCATTCCGAGCACTGCCGTGGACCTCGAGGACCGCCGATCGGGTGCCGCCCCCCTTGCCGGGGTGGATTTCATCGGGAATCTACACTTCTGGAGTGGTCGCTTCCCTCCTCGCCTTCACGGTCGTCGCACTGATTCTCACCGTCTCTCCCGGCCCCGACACCGTGATCGTGCTGCGCACCACGGTCTCCTCGGGCCGCAGGGCCGGGTTCTTGGCGGGGCTGGGGGTCAACCTCGGCTGCTATGTCTGGGGAGTCGCCACCGCGCTCGGCCTGACCGCTCTGCTGGCCGCCTCCGATGTCGCCTACACCGCCGTGCGGATCGCCGGTGTCGCCTATCTCGTCTGGCTCGGCGTCCGTGCGCTCTGGAACGCCCGCCGCGCCGTCCCGGCCGAAGCCACCGAAGCCACCGAAGCCACCGGAGTCGCCGAGGCCGCGGGCGGCACGGGCGGTCCTCCTGTCAGGGCGCTGGCGATCATGCGCACCGGATTCATCACCAATCTGCTCAATCCCAAGGTGGGGGTCATCTACATGACCCTGCTGCCGCAGTTCGTCCCCGCGGACGTCCCTGTGCTGCCCGCGACCCTGCTCCTGGTCACCATCCACAACCTGCTGGGCGCGGCGTGGTTCGCGCTTGTGGTCCTCGCCGCGAGCCTCATGCGGCGCAGCCTGAGCCGGCCGGTCGTCCGCCGTCGCATGGAACAGCTGACCGGGCTCGTCTTCATCGGTTTCGGCGTCCGCCTGGCCGCCGAGTCCGGCTGAGCCCGTCCGGCCGCGGGCCGGGCGGTCCGCGGCCCGGCGACACGCCGGATGCGGACCGTGTACGGCGTGGACCCACCGCCTAACCTGCGGAGCATGGGGGAGTGGCGTGACCGGGGGCGGCGGGCCGGACGCCGGGGCTGGGCCGGCTTGGCGGCCCTCAGCCTGGGGGCACTGCTGTCCTCCTGCGCCGGCGGCGGCGCGCCCGCCGATCCCCACCGCGTACGGCCGGCCGGGGCGGACCCGGTCGCGACGCTCCCGCGGACGCCACCGCCTCAGCCGCCGCCGCTGCTCACCCGTTCGAAGGTCGCCGCTGCCGTCGCCAAGCTCGACGGGATCGTCCGGGACACGATGGCGAGAACCGGCGTGCCGGGGATGGCGGTCGGCGTCGTCTACCGGGACGAGGAGCCGTACTTGAAGGGGTTCGGCGTCCGGCGGGCCGGCGGGCCCGGAGCGGTCGGCCCGGACACGGTCTTCCAGCTCGCGTCGGTCTCCAAGCCGCTGGCCTCCACCGTGGTCGCCGGGGTTGTCGGGCAGAAGGTGGTGTCGTGGGACGATCCGGTGGTCAGGCACGACCCGGGATTCGCCCTCAAGGACCCCTGGGTGAGCGCTCACGTGACCCTCGCCGACCTGTTCGCCCACCGCAGCGGCCTGCCCGACCACGCCGGCGACCTCCTTGAGGACCTCGGCTACGGCCGCGCCTACATCCTGTCGCGTCTGCGCCAGGAGCCTCTCGCGCCCTTCCGCGCCGTCTACGCCTACACCAACTTCGGGTTCACCGAGGCGGCGGTCGCGGTGGCGAAGGCGAAGGGCACGACCTGGGAGGAGCTGTCGGCCGAGGTGCTGTACAGGCCGCTGGGCATGGGCTCCACCAGTTCCCGCTTCGCCGACTACGACCGGGCGGCGGACAAGGCCGTGACCCACGTCAGGGCGGACGGCCGGTGGCAGGCGAAGTACACACGCGACCCCGACGCGCAGTCACCGGCGGGCGGGGCGAGCTCGACCGTGCGCGACATGGCCCGGTGGATGAGCCTGCAGCTCGCGAACGGAGAGGCCGGGGGCAGGCGGCTGATCGACGCCGCAGCTCTGGAGCGGACGCACCTGCCGCAGATCGTCTCGGCTCCGCCGAGGGCCCAGGCCGGCCGGGCCGGCTTCTACGGCCTCGGCTGGAACGTGGGCTACGACGACCACGGCCGGCTCCGGCTGAGCCACTCGGGCGGCTTCGCCCTGGGCGCGGCCACCACCGTGACGCTGCTGCCGTCCGAGCGGCTCGGCATCGTGGTGCTCACCAACGGCGAGCCGGTGGGCGCCGCCGAGGCGGTGTCCGCCACCTTTCTCGCCGTCGCCCAGGACGGCGGGGCCACGGTCGACTGGCTCGGCCTGTTCGGCGAGGTCTTCGCGGAGGCGGCCCGGAGCGACCGCTCGGAGACCGACTACTCCAGGCCGCCGGCGGGCGCGGCTCCGGCGAGGCCGGACCGGGCCTACACCGGGACCTACGCCAACGACTTCTACGGTCCCCTCACGGTCGGCCCCGGCGGCGGTGGTGGTCTGGTGATGCGGCTCGGTCCGGCGGGCATGCGGTTCCCGCTGCGCCACCATGACGGTGACGTGTTCGCCTACCGGACGGCGGGGGAGAACGCCGCCGGCCTGTCCGGTGTGACGTTCACCGTCGGGCCCGCCGGCACGGCGGCCCGGGTCACGGTCGAGAACCTCGACCGGACCGGCCTCGGCACGTTCACGCGCGCCTCCTGACGGCTCCCGGCCGCCCGGCGGCGTCGTGATGCCGCCACGTCCGCGCCTGCCTATCCTCTGCTGTCATGACCTTCAACGGGACCTCGCGGCCACGCCCGCGCTGGTATCACGCCGAGACGGAGCTGGACGACTTCGCGATCGTCAGCTACCGGGTCCCCTCCGATGCCGTCGTCCGGCTCCTGCCCGCGGGCTTCGCCCCGGTCGAGTTCACCTTCGCCGACGGCGGCACCGCGGCCCTGGTCTCCGCGGTCGCCTTCCGCGACAGGGACTTCCACTTCCGCTTCTGCCCGCCGTTGGCGATCAACTGCGGCCAGATCAACTACCGCGCCTACGTCACCGCGGGAGGACGGGCCGGGGTCTGGTTCTTCGGCACCAGCCTGGACCACCCCCTGGTCGCCGTGCCGGAGCGGTTGTGGGGCATGCCCTGGCACCGCACCCCCATCGAGATCGCCGCGGACTGGGACGCGACGCCGGCGACCTGGCGGCTGAGCGCCGGCGACGCCCGCTGCGAGGCGGCCGAACTCGCCGCGCCCCCCTCGTGGATCGACGGCTTCACCGGTGAGAGCCACTGGATGAGCATGCTCACCCATCCCACCGTCGGCTGGTACCGCCACCGCGACGGCCACACCGGCACCTACAGCGTCTGGCATCCACCGATGCGTCCCAGGCACTTCGCGGCGGTGTCCGCGCGGTTCGGCGTCTTCGAACGGCTCGGCCTGACCACGCCGGAGTCGGTGCCCCATTCGATACTGGCCCAGCGGCGGCTGCACTTCGACATCCACACCCCGCCCCGCCGGTTCGGAGCCCGGCCTCGGGCATGAGCGCGGCAGGGCCGCGGGAGGCGGCCCACTCCGGGCGGTGGCCCGGCCGGGGATGATCAAGGCAGCCGGTGACCTCCACGGCCTCGCCCGGCACGCGGGCGAGGGACCTCGCCAGGCCTGGATTTTGCGGGATGTGGGGATTATCCGTCATCGGAGGTGATCAGGGGCACGATGAGGACGCGGCCGTGACGCGCATCAATGATCCGGAGCCGATCGCGGAGCCGGCGTCAGGCAAGGAGCCGACGTCATGAACGACTACATCGACCTGGACGCCCTGGTGAAGGTCATGGCGACCGGCCTCGTCGGCGGCGCCGGACTGGTCGCGCTGTACGCGCTCGGCCTCGCGAGCCTGTCGGCCGCGGCCGGCGGCGCCCGGACCGGCCGGCGGCGGCTGCTCGGATGGCTCCTCGCGGGGACGTGTTTCCTGATCGTCGTCATGGGGGTCGGCCTGGGGCTGTACGCGCTGATCGTGTGACGAGCCCGGGGCCGCGCTGCCCGTCCCGGACCGCCGCGGTCCCGGCCGGCGGCGGCCGAGGTGGGAGGACCACCGGTCAGAGCGGCAGGTCAGGGCGGCCGGCGCGGCTGCCGTCGAGCAGGCCGCGAGGGACCGGGACCGGCGAGATCGATCCGGCTCAGTCGCGGGTGAGCTCCTCGGCCACCAGGCCGGCGCCGATCCCCAGCAGCCAGACGTCCTTGGCGACGGAGAGGCCCTCCTGGGTGGGACGCAGGCTGCCTTCCTGCCGCAGGCCCGGCACCCTCAGGTAGAGGCCGACCAGCCCGCCGGCGAAGGCGGTGAGCGCGGCGCCCGCCAGCAGCGACGGCACCAGCGGGATCAGCAGCGCCGTGCCGACGGCGATCTGCCCTCTGGCGAGCCACCGCGTGAACTCCTCGGGGTCCATGTCCTTCAGGAAGGGATAGGCCGTCGACGCCATCCCGTGGATGTGGGCGGCCCCCTCCCTGGTGGAGTCCGCCAGGGTCAGCCCCGAATTCAGGATGAAGGCGCCCGTGGCGAGCCGGACCGGAAACTGATGGGGGCGGGCCAGGAGCCGCATGAGTCCTCCCAATGGTCGGCAGAGCCGTAAAAGCATGCTCCTTCCCCGGTTTTCGCAGGTCACCCGCTTATTGATCGTTTCTTGAACATGAGCCGGCCGGATGCCCCGCGGCGCAGGGAGACCCGGGAGCGGCTCCGCGTCACCGTACGCGGCCGCTGTACGGGGGTCTTCCGCAGGGCGGCGCGCAGGCGCGGGGGAGGGCGGCCGGTCCGCTCAGGGCAGGATCTCCAGCCGGACGCCGGCGATGTCGTCGTACAGGTGCGGTGCCGAGGTGACGATCCGCCAGCCTCCGCGCGCTTCGGCCAGGACGACGGCATGGGCGGCGGCCAGGACCGCCACGATCTCGGACTCGGTCGCGACGCCCGGCGCGTGCCGCTCCAGGTTCGCCGTCATCTTCCGGCCGATCTGGGCCGCGCTCAGGACGTCGGCGGCCGGCAGCCCTCCGATCGTCACCACCGGCACCGCGAGCAGGGCCTCGGCCTGCTGGGGGCGGAGGCCGGCCAGACACTGCGCGGCCACCGCCG comes from Streptosporangium roseum DSM 43021 and encodes:
- a CDS encoding winged helix DNA-binding domain-containing protein; the protein is MPEVLSRRALNRATLDRQLLLTRAELSAFDAIRHLYGMQAQAPNPPYIGLWSRLARFGHEDLAGLLHGRRVVRLVLMRSTIHLVTADDCLALRPLLQPMLARALRGSARGKGLAGLDLDELAAAGRALVDETPLTFRELGERLRERWPERPAADLVNGVRNTVALVQVPPRGIWGVGGLPAHTSAEAWLGRPLDGRASLEEMVRRYLAAYGPATVMDIQQWSGLTRLGEVVGGMRLPRFVTEEGAELVDLPEASRPGPDTPAPVRYLSEFDNMLLSFGERTRTRIMADEYRARVFTVNGIIKATVLVDGFVRGLWKVVRKRDEAVLEVELFQPVSALERAELEREGMRMLDFAAAPAKIRDIRFS
- a CDS encoding TetR/AcrR family transcriptional regulator encodes the protein MATKHELGTRERIIRATSRLMQRQGYEATGLKEISREAEATLGSVYHFFPGGKRELAVEAVRHGDREFTELLRTVLGRIDDPAAAIIVCARDLSTGLRDSGWLDGCPVTTTALESAGRLPDIQRAAEEAFENWRGLVRDKLRRSGFDEDVAHDLAHTVINTLEGAEMSAQVSQSEAPLEIAGRHLARLIDSYR
- a CDS encoding NAD(P)-dependent oxidoreductase, translating into MNTKSVTVIGLGPMGQAMADAYLDGGYEVTVWNRTAARADRLVARGARRAPTVEAALTANDLVVLSLTDYDAMYAILEQAPSAALAGRTVANLTSDTPEKARQAAAWLAERGAVQITGGVQVPPPGIGKPGATTYYSGPEDAIEAHRPALEVLTEIDHLGEDPGLAALFYQIGMDMFWTGILSYVHAQAVAEANGISAERFLPNAVKTMDFRYFLEFYAPRIAAGNHEGDVDRLAMGVASMEHVLHTVEASGVDGSLPAAVLDVFRRGVAAGHGQDSLTSLIKVLKR
- a CDS encoding TetR/AcrR family transcriptional regulator; this encodes MESGPSPSDHAHPVGRGPKVRAAVLAATLAELTGGGYAALTVDNVAHRAGVHKTTVYRRWKDRESLVVDALSEHMAADIPVPDTRAVETDLRELARSLVRTMTGATGQAVVATMLSDAVRVPEIAELRRRLFDDRLQRARPVIARAVERGELPAGTDPDELLKTLAAPIYFRLLITAEPVDETTADDAARVALAAALAGALSRPREAP
- a CDS encoding LysE family translocator, which gives rise to MVSVNAVIGLGAIALGMVLTPGPNMIYLISRSVTQGRRAGLISLAGVGAGFLVYLTATAAGIAALFAVVPAVYTAIKIAGAVYLLWLAWKTVRPGGQSAFAPSELPVDPPRRLFSMGLLTSLLNPKIAILYVSLLPQFIDPARGDVAAQGLVLGLTQIVIALSVNGMIVLSAGAIAGFLGRRPLWTRVQRYLMGAALAVFALRIATDRSRAMITT
- a CDS encoding LysE family translocator; this translates as MVASLLAFTVVALILTVSPGPDTVIVLRTTVSSGRRAGFLAGLGVNLGCYVWGVATALGLTALLAASDVAYTAVRIAGVAYLVWLGVRALWNARRAVPAEATEATEATGVAEAAGGTGGPPVRALAIMRTGFITNLLNPKVGVIYMTLLPQFVPADVPVLPATLLLVTIHNLLGAAWFALVVLAASLMRRSLSRPVVRRRMEQLTGLVFIGFGVRLAAESG
- a CDS encoding serine hydrolase domain-containing protein, giving the protein MGEWRDRGRRAGRRGWAGLAALSLGALLSSCAGGGAPADPHRVRPAGADPVATLPRTPPPQPPPLLTRSKVAAAVAKLDGIVRDTMARTGVPGMAVGVVYRDEEPYLKGFGVRRAGGPGAVGPDTVFQLASVSKPLASTVVAGVVGQKVVSWDDPVVRHDPGFALKDPWVSAHVTLADLFAHRSGLPDHAGDLLEDLGYGRAYILSRLRQEPLAPFRAVYAYTNFGFTEAAVAVAKAKGTTWEELSAEVLYRPLGMGSTSSRFADYDRAADKAVTHVRADGRWQAKYTRDPDAQSPAGGASSTVRDMARWMSLQLANGEAGGRRLIDAAALERTHLPQIVSAPPRAQAGRAGFYGLGWNVGYDDHGRLRLSHSGGFALGAATTVTLLPSERLGIVVLTNGEPVGAAEAVSATFLAVAQDGGATVDWLGLFGEVFAEAARSDRSETDYSRPPAGAAPARPDRAYTGTYANDFYGPLTVGPGGGGGLVMRLGPAGMRFPLRHHDGDVFAYRTAGENAAGLSGVTFTVGPAGTAARVTVENLDRTGLGTFTRAS
- a CDS encoding DUF2071 domain-containing protein, with the translated sequence MTFNGTSRPRPRWYHAETELDDFAIVSYRVPSDAVVRLLPAGFAPVEFTFADGGTAALVSAVAFRDRDFHFRFCPPLAINCGQINYRAYVTAGGRAGVWFFGTSLDHPLVAVPERLWGMPWHRTPIEIAADWDATPATWRLSAGDARCEAAELAAPPSWIDGFTGESHWMSMLTHPTVGWYRHRDGHTGTYSVWHPPMRPRHFAAVSARFGVFERLGLTTPESVPHSILAQRRLHFDIHTPPRRFGARPRA